The archaeon genome includes the window ACGAGTCGACAGCGTTGAGGAGGGCGTCGGCCTCCTGTATGATCATCGGCATCAGCATCTGAAGCTGGATGAGGGTGAAGTAGGAGTTGGTCTTCTTGCCGAGCAGGTAGAAGTGGCGGACGATCTTGTGGATCATGTTCAGGGATGTGGCAACCTCGAGGAGGTTCTCGGAGATCGAAACAGTGACGGCGTTGTCCTGTCCGACCAGGTGCGCGACCTCGGTCCGGACCCTGTTGTTGTTCGTAGTGACAACGTGGTCGATCTTTCCTACAAGCCCTTGAGGGTCGATGTCGACCGGCATTATCGTGACGTAGTCGAGGAACTGGTCCACGCGCTGCGTTGGGTCGCTCGGGGACTTTCCTACGTTGACCAGGTAGTCGATGGCTTCCTTCCTCGACTTCTCCTTCATCACCCTGAGCTTGTTCAGGCCGCGCCCTATCTCGTTGAGAGCAAAGTAGGACTGGATGCGCGTGCCATACAAGAAACTCACGAAGAAGAAGCCGACCCAAACAAGAGTAATCAAAGAAGACGGATCAAAGGGAACTTGCAGCGCGATGCTCGAGATGAGAGGCAAGCGATTCTGAAAAGTCTTGACCTGCGCCCGGAC containing:
- a CDS encoding DUF1512 domain-containing protein, with product MPLISSIALQVPFDPSSLITLVWVGFFFVSFLYGTRIQSYFALNEIGRGLNKLRVMKEKSRKEAIDYLVNVGKSPSDPTQRVDQFLDYVTIMPVDIDPQGLVGKIDHVVTTNNNRVRTEVAHLVGQDNAVTVSISENLLEVATSLNMIHKIVRHFYLLGKKTNSYFTLIQLQMLMPMIIQEADALLNAVDSFKVGQPVGDGIGPVVVSKFMIGKEKRVVAKDTVMAVTEYKGRKLYVVKADGPMAYVGQPGVAIKKIIEEMGIKPSAIVMIDAALKLEGEKTGEIAEGVGAAIGGIGVEKYQIEEVATLNKIPLYAILVKQSILEAITVMRKDIAEASDKVSQVLNRLIEEKTKEGDEVLVAGIGNTLGVAQ